The Bacteroidales bacterium genome includes the window CGAATTTCCATTGTTGATTTCAATTTAGACGGATTAGTAGATATTATATCTATGGGTGGTTCAGCGACCGTGAAGTGGATAAATTTCTACCAAAATATAGGAAATGAAAATTTCCTAAAATTAGACAAGTATGTTTCAACACCGGGGGGAAACCCTTTTGTTATAGATTACAATAATGATGGTTTGCCCGATATAGCTTACAACTTGGGAACTCCCCCCTTTGCAGAGTTTATGGACACTATTGTAGGTATAGAAATACTTTACAATCTTGGGAACTTTCAACTCTCAGAGCCTCAACCTATACCTTTGGTTCATCTAGGTGGTGAAGGAGGAATATTTTACGCGACTGATCTTGATGGCAACGGATATAACGATTTTATAATAGCTCAATTGCGTTACTCTTACTTAGAGAACAATCTTATGTTGTTATTTAATGATGGCAATGGCAATTTTGTAGATAATCCTGTGGGCATTAGTGAATTTTCCTCAAAAAGAGAAAAAGCGATGCTTCGCTGTTACCCAAACCCTTTTACTGAGTATATAAACTTTGAATATAAGATAGAAAAAGCAGCTATGGTAGAGCTAAGCGTTTACGACTTGCAAGGCAAGCTTATACAATGTTTAACCCAACAAATCAAGGAAGGAGGAGATCATTCAATACAATGGCATGGGCTTGCTAATGGTTTTATACCGGAAAAGCCCTCTGTTTTAATTGCCTGCCTTAAAGTAAACGGAGAAATCTGCCAAGCAATTAAAATTATAAAAAAGTAAAGTATTAAAAACTATGTTTAAAATAAAAAACATAATAGTTACGCTATTTGCCCTGACAATAAGCACAGTTGCCTTGACACAAACAATAGGCGAAAAGATCAAGATAGACGATTATCATATTTACAAAATAACAAGCCTTGAGCCCCCAACTGTTGAAGTTGTGCCAGACTTTGCTGGACCTCCGTATTGGAATCAAATAAAACCTTATGGCAATTTAGTTATACCAGACACAGTATTCTATAAAAACATTTTATTCAAAGTTACTTCTATTGGAAAAGGTGCTTTCTATGGTTGCGATAACTTAATATCTGTTGTTATTCCTAACTCCGTGAAATCATTTGGTGCTCGTTCTTTTATATTCTGCAACCGTTTAACATCAATTAATATTCCTGACTCTTTGAGGTCAATTGCAGATTGTGCTTTCAGCTATTGCTCAGGAATAACATCAGTTAATATTCCTGATTCAGTAACGTCAATTGGTAGTTATGCATTTTTTGAATGCTCAGGTCTAACATCTGTTAACATCCCTAAATTATTAACTTCAATTAATAACCATACTTTTTTCAAATGTACAAGCTTAACATCTGTTACTTTTCCCGATTCACTGACATCAATTGAAGAATATGCTTTTGCTTACTGTTCTAATTTAACATCGGCTACTATTCCTAACTCCGTAACATCTATCGGAGAGTTTGCTTTTGGTTATTGCTCTAGTTTAACATCAGTTAATATTCCTGAACTCATAACTTCAATAGAGATAGGTACTTTTTTTCAATGTACAAATTTAATATCAATTACTATTCCTGAAATAGTAACTGAGATTGGGCTGGGAGCTTTTTTATCCTGCGAGAGTTTAACAGAGCTTACTATTCCTGCATCTGTTACTTCAATCGGTAAAGGAGCTTTTGATGGTTGTATTGGCTTAACCTCAGTTACTATTCCAAAATCTGTTACATTTATTGGCAATGGAGCTTTCAGGCGATGTACTTCGCTTACTGCTATAGACGTTGCGACCGAAAACACGGAGTATATCAGCGAAAACGGAGTATTGTTTAACTATGACAAAACTACGTTAATAACTTATCCTGCGGGCAAGGTGGGAGCTTCATACGATATTCCATTATCTGTTGACTCAATAGGGATTGCTGCTTTTGAGGGTAGTGTACATCTTACGTCAATAACTGTTCCTGAACAGATAACGTCAATTAGTCGTTATACCTTTGCCAAATGCGCTGCATTAGAGTCAGTTACTCTCCATAACTCCTTAACGTCAATTGGAGACGCTGCTTTCAATAGTTGTAGTAGTTTAATATCAATTACAATACCTACAACGGTAAAATCAATTGGAGATGAGGCTTTTATCCATTGTACAGGATTAACTTCTATAACTTCTCTAATAACAGACCCCCGCTTAGTAACATTAGGTGAAAAGGTGTTTTTTGGTGTTCCCAAAGGCACAGATGCTAATGCTTGTGCGCTCTATGTTCCTGAAGCAAGTTTACATCAGTATCAAAATGCATGGCAATGGAAAGACTTTATACCAAATATGTTTACAAGTATAGAGGATACTCCGCAAGTCTCTGTTATAGTCTATCCCAATCCAGCAAGCGACTTTCTTAATATAAAAAGCGACACGCCTATCTGTAGCTTTGAGATTTACGATGCTCTTGGAAGATTGGTGAAATACCAGACTGAAATGTTTGATACAGAGAACATTATAGATGTATCTTCGCTTACATATGGTATCTATTTTATTAAACTACACACCACAAACGGCATTGCAGAACATAAAGTTGTAATTAGGGTTTACTAAAAAAAGTCTTATTCTTTTGATTTTAAGCATAATACATGCATTTTTACCTTGTTTAAGTGCAAGGTTTTACTAATATTTTTCAAAAAATTCGTGCACTTATGTTTAAACCTAAACCCAATTAGAAATCTGAAGTCGGAAATGTCCGTAGGACAACATGTGATTAACCGTAAGATTTATCTTACGGAAACGGCACCCCCTCGACTTTCGTCCGTAGGGCGACACTAATACATTAAAGCAATGTGCCACCCTACGGGTGGGATTGTGTGCTATTGCACACCCATAGGCTTACGCCTATGGTTAATCATATGTTGTCCTACGGACAAAAAACATGTACTAATCCAAAAATATGAATCTTCAAAAATCAACCATATCATAAAGACGCAGTCTTTCCTAAATGTTCCTTAACTCCTTAATGGATATTTAGTTAATGTCCACCAACCACGCATCACGCAACCCACACCTAAAGATAACATACTTTTTCAGTGAACCCTAATTAACAATTAGCGGTTATAGAAATAAAAAAACCGATAATCTCTTTACTAAGAATTTATCGGTTTTTCTATTTTGAACTATATTCGCCTTATTTTACGCTTATTACCAAGTATTTAGACTGTTGCCAAAATAAGTCGGGGTTCTCAATTGTTAAGCTGTCAACGGTTTTGTCGCCGTGTAACGTATAACTTTCTGTTGGGTGCGAAGTGATAAGTTTTACTCTTTTAGCACCTAAAACAAACGTTTTTTTCACATATTTATCAGCGGCTTCAAAATATCTAGTGTTCAAATCGTCAGAGACTGTACGAGTTTTGCCAATACCTATAAATCCGCCAGACTTGTCAATTACTTTGTTTGCAATCAACTCTTTTTCAGTTCCTATGGCATAGTATACTGTATTGAGTCTTTCTTTTTGGTCAGCCAGCTCAACTTTTTGTTCTTCAATTACCTGATAGCGCTCCTGTGCTACAATACTCAGACTGTCAACTTTTACGTTCAAGCCTGTGATTTGATATTCCATTCTCTCAAGTTGACCACGAAGAACCTCTATCTCAACCACTTTCTCTTCCATCTGTTTGGTCATACGTTCTACTATCGACTCCAAGTCTTTGTTTTTAGTCGATAAAGACTTAACGTTATGCGACATCTGGTTCAATTTTTTACGGTTTTGCAACAACATGTCGTAAATCGCATTAATTTGTTCATTTACCTCTTCGTGTGCGGGTTTAGACTTTTCACCCGAAACTGCAAGTTTGTTAATTATTCCCTCTTTTGCAGCAATACTGTCGAGATTTGACTGTATTGCATTAAAAGTTTCGGCAAAGTTAAAAAGAGCCTCTTCGTTTTGTCCTTGCTGATTTTTTAATTTCAAGTTTTCTTCTCTAAGTTGCTCAAGCTCAGCTTGATGTGTGTTACATGCAACTACTCCTAAAAGAGCTATTGCTAAAAAAGCTAATCGTTTCATTTTGTTGTTGTTTTTATGGGTTTATTTTATGAGTTAAAAGTTTGTAAAGTAGAGACGGAGCATGCTCCGTCTCTACAATTATTTTGTTAATTTTTGTTCAATATATTGTGTGATAATATCATTTATGTTATCAAACAATTCATCGTCTTTCAGACATTTGGTTATAAATTGATATCCCTCAGAACTGGAAATTAAATTAAACGTTGACTTATAATTAACGTCAAAAATCCAACTAAGTTGCATAACTAAAAAATCAGCTGCCGATTTTAACTGTTGCTTATTCACAACCTTGTGATTTTTAAACTGTTGATATGCTTCATCAGAAATTTTTCCATTCTCTTCCAAATTGAGCAAAACAGTACTTTTGTTTTCATCAGACTCTTTTTCCAAACTTTCTTGCATTACCCGGTAAACATCGAGTTTGTCGGCATCTCTGACAACTTTGGTTATTTTTTCGGAAATTTCGTCTGGATATTCTGTTACATATCTTTTGTTATGATTTTTAACTGCATACAAAAGAGCCAGCTGTTCGGGCGTACTAAAATGTTCGAGGAACCCTGTGTTTGAAAGCACATTGTGTCCCAAATCGCCATGATCGACAGATTGTAAGTCATCAAAAGTTCTGTAAAAATTGAGTTGTTCGAAACGACCTATGTCATGCATTATCCCTCCGACTTTGCACAACAAAATCGTTTTATCATCGAAATTCTCCGAGTGTGCAATCTTACCTGAAAGTTCAGATACTTTTAAAGAGTGCTCTTTTTTTAAGTTAATAAGTTGAAGAAATTCTGGTTCTTCGTCGTCATCAACAAAGCAATCGACGTAGTTTAAAAAATCGCTTTCTATTTCGCTAAAAAGGTCTAAATATTCAGACATTCTAATTTTGACATTATATCCTTTGCCTCATCAGTGCTTCGTCCACATATAAGTGGGTCGGGTTTGAAATCCGCACACACTTTCGGTCTATCAGGATGGTTATAAATTAAACATTTTAAATCGTCAGACAGGTAAAGGCAACGTTCGCCCGCCTTTTTCCCGTTGGGATGCAACGGACTTGGAGATGATATGGATAAATAGATACAACAAGCTGCGCAATTATCATGACACTCCATATCACACGTTATCTATTGTATTGATATATTGTTAATTGCAAATTCAATTCTATTTACACAAGCCTCAGCACCAATAGTTTCGCATATCGCAAACAAGTCGGGTCCAACTGAACCTCCTACCAAAGCCAATCTAAGTGCGTTAGCAACGGCACCAAAGCCTAATCCGTTTTGCTCTATATATTTCGAAACGTTCTCCTTAATAGTTGCTACCTCATACGGTGTTGTTTCAGAAATGATTTTTCCCACATTATTTACGTGAGGAATAATATCAGCTTTCCAACGTTTCTTTACAACACTTGGATCGAACTCGGTTGGATTAATAAAGAAAAACCAGCCATGATCCCACAATTCGTGTGTAAAGTTCAGACGCTCCTTTATAAGCTGAACAATTTTTAAAACATATGAATAATTGGCTGTTATTCCTTTGTTTTTTAGGATATTAACAAACTCCACTGCCAAAAAATCGTCACTTTTCAGCAAAATATGTTGGTGGTTGAACCAACGTGCTTTATCGGGATCAAAACGTGCTCCAGATTTGCTTACGCGCTCTAAATCAAACGCTTCTATCAACTGTTCGAGGCTAAAAATCTCCTGCTCAGTGCCGGGATTCCAACCTAAAAGCGCAAGTAAATTAATTACAGCTTCGGGCAGATAACCATCTTCGCGGTATCCGCGGCTAACTTCTCCTTCGGGCGATTCCCATAACAAAGGGAAGACAGGAAATCCCAATTTATCTCCATCGCGTTTACTCAATTTTCCTTTGCCTTCGGGTTTTAAAATCAACGGAAGATGTGCAAAATTTGGCATTGTATCTTGCCAGCCAAAAGCCTCGTACAAAAGCACATGCAACGGAAGTGAGGGCAACCACTCTTCACCACGGATTACGTGAGTTATCTCCATTAAGTGGTCATCAACAACGTTTGCCAAATGGTAAGTTGGCAGTCCGTCTGATTTGAAAAGTACTTTATCGTCAAGTGTTTGTGTATCAACTTTTATCGTGCCTCTTATAATATCATTCATAACGACCTCGCGGTTCTCTGGTATTTTAAACCTTACGACATAAGGTTCATCATTCTCGATTATTCTCATCGACTCTTCTAAAGGGAGTGTCAGAGAGTTTTTCATCTGCATACGTGTAGTCGTGTCGTAGGTAAATACCTTACCTTGAGCCTCATACGATTTTCTTATAGCATCTAACTCCTCTGGTGTGTCAAAAGCAAAATATCCCCAACCTTTATCAATCAGTTCATTAGCATATTTAACATATATTTCGGAACGCTCAGACTGCCGATAAGATGCGTGAGGACCTCCAACAGTGTGTCCTTCGTCTATTTTCAGTCCAAGCCAACGAAACGACTCGATTATATACTCCTCCGCTCCGGGAACATATCGCGTTTGGTCGGTATCTTCAATACGGAGAATAAATTTACCTCCTTTGCTACGTGCAAAAAGATAGTTGTATAGGGCTGTTCTTACACCTCCGATATGAAGTGGTCCTGTGGGACTCGGTGCAAATCGTACTCTTACTGTCATTTTACATTTTTAATTGTGCCGCAAAGATACATGAAAACAAGTTCATGGGTTTATTATTTCGGATATTTTTTGATGACAGTAGAGACGGTGCATGCACCGTCTCTACATCCTGTTAATTGATAAAGCTATCAATTACTGCTTCTTTGATTAAACTGATACTTCAGAGATATTATGTGTGAATAGAGTGCTCCCGAAACATTTCCGATATCGGTATAAGCATAATCTAATCCAAATCGGTTTATTTGCAAGCCTGCACCAATACCCGGCATAATTGTATAGTGTTTTTTCGATTCATCCCCAATCTCTTGTTGAAGGTTGCGTATTCCAAATCGGGCATAAACAATATTATCGAAGCTAAACTCTAAGCCGAGTTGGGGATCCATGCTTATAAAATTGGTGCGAATAAGGGTATTTCTTTTTTTATCTGTAGTGATATCGAGGTTAAACTCTCCCAAAATCTTAAAACGTTCGCGTATTGTGTATGAATATGATACTGCTCCAATAATCCGCGGGGTAGTTATTTCGAGAGAATTGGTGGGTATCTCGTTTCCAGTCTCTATAAATACTTCTCGCAAGTCGTCTGTATTATAACTCCATGCGTTAAAAGTTCCTGTAACATCACGAGCTATCGCAGCAAAAACCCAATCGTCTAATACATATCTCGCACCAACATCAAAACCAAAACCCCACGATTTTGCAAAATCGCCAGCCTTACGTCTTATAATTTTTATATTACCGCCTACTGAAAGGTTTTCAACTGGTATTTTTTGCGCAAAAGTGCCAATAAAAGCCATATCTGCAACAGAAAATGATGTCACACGATCGTAATTTAGAACTCCGTCTTTATACAAATTCAGTGTATTGGGAATATTATCGACTCCAAATCTTATAAACGAAATTCCAGCCACCTGACTTTCGTTTATACGGTAAGCAACTGCACCATAATCGTACTTTGCGATGCCTGCAAAATATTCAGAGTGCATGTATCCAACCTGCATATCGTTTTCCATTGACAATAGCCCCGACGGATTGTAATAGGTTGAATAGATGTCAGTTGTTGAAGCTGCAACCGAATTGCCCATGCCCATTGCTCTTGCTCCAATGCCGATACTTAAAAACTCATTACTATATTTCCTTACTACCTGTGCCGATAAAGAGTTAACGGAAAAAATCATTAGAAAAAACGAAACTGATATTGTGATCTTGCGAATCATACTATATAATTATTTCTGTAAAGATAGAGAACGTTATTTCGTTTACAAAAGTATGTTTCTTTTGAATTAGTCATAACAAACTGATATATAAAATTAACAAAATCAGGTTTAATTTTAATTTGAGGAGAACGCATTGAGCAGGTCATCTATATATTTTTCGCCTCTTTTAGTTTGAAGCGGCACAACGCCCTCAAGTCTTACAACTGTCGGATATTTAGATATATTATTTTCTAAATCTATGATATTCACAATCTTAATAAATAGACTTCTTTCCGAGAAATAGTCGAAAATATATAAAAACCTCTCTCCCTTATTGCTACACCAATCTTCTATATTAATATCTTTCATCAAATGCTTGCTATGCTCGTCCATATCAATTAGTGTCGCCTCGGAAATTTTTTGCCAATTTTCATCTGTTTTCCAAAAAGAGGCAAGATTATTACTGTCAAAATTTAACGCTTCTATAATAGCATGATGAAAATCGAGGAAACTATTTTTTTGATGTAACTGTAATTCCAAAACAAAATCCTCAGACTCACCACTCAATATTAGAAAATGAAAAACCATTGTTTTTATGTGTTAGAATCAACTATATATTGCACATAAAAATTATGTACTTTTTGTTTTGCAATATAGTTAATTCTTTTCTAATGATTGTTTTACGACGTTACAAATTATGGTAAATCAATTATTAACTTTTATTAATATTTAACTGATTGACTTAAATATAGCAAGAAAAGACTATATCAAAGGGGGAAACAATATGAATTTTATAAGTTTTATTTCTACAAGTTTTGTATCTTAGTTTCGTTAATTATTCATTATATGCGATGTTAAATTGTTTCCACCAATGGATAAAGCACTATTAATTAAGAATATATGCAGAGTGTTAACAATGCAGACAAAATAATTAACACATATATACTGAAAAACAGATAAAATATTCGTGACTCTATTATAATAATATTAAACCAAACACTAAAACAATAAGATATGATAAAAAGGTCTCTAATTATTATTTTGCTTTTTGCGATAACTAGATTTATAATAAGTTGTTGCAATGAAAAAGGTTTTAATTTTGAATTTTCAAAAGTTGACCTAACTTTTGGAAATAATATTATCCATGGATCAGTAAATGATTTGGATTCTATCAAATATGACCAATTGATCGGACAGATTGATTTGGGATATACCCGTATAGCATATTTAAATTTAAATTTTTCAAATAATTTGTACGCATTTGATTGTGAACCTTTATACGAATCGATCAAAAAGATCTCTGATGTTCAAATAATCACGATTAATAAATTTAACAATGACAAATTAGAGGGTTCTGAATTAACAGTAAGTTATAAAGTTTTGGGATACGATATGGAATTTGACGGAACTAAAGAAACATTAATTAATATTCTTAATAAGCGATACGGCAGATTACCAAAAGAAATTATTTGTTTTAAATTCAATGAAATACCAAACAAAAATTCATACCACAAATTTTCGGTTAATGTATTATTTGATGACGAAACCATGATTTCAGATACAACTAACATGATTTATCTATATGATTAAGTATCTGCATACAAAACTCGATATAGATCATATAAAAACGAAAAAAATCAACAAATCAAAAAGAGATATTTTTTATTGCTTTGGTCGAACTACTAGAGAATATAAATCAAGCAATTAATGAAATAGATATATAGCAAAAGAAACAGTTATAAGCTAACGATATAAACCATAAAAGATTGAAATCATGAAAATTATTATTCCACTTATCATCTTACTAACTCTTTTTAGTTGCAACAATCAGAGCCAAAATAAATCTGAGCAAGAACCGATAAAAGAGGCAATAATATTGCCAGATAACGCTATTCCTTTTATTTATAAAGGCGGAGTAATTATGGATATAAAAGTCAACGATTCAATCATGGGAAGCTTCCTTTTTGATACTGGTTCGGACCAATTATATCTCGATAGTTCATTTGTAGCCAACAATAATATCCTTACACAAAAGGGCAGAACGAAAGAAATAAGTGGTGTTGGAGCAAACACTCCCCGAGTTCCCGTTTCTGATAATATAAAATTGGAGATAGACTCATTGACTATTACTTACAATAATGTTCCTGTTTTAAATCTTAACTCCATCAGAGGGGAAAAGATTGATGGTATATTTGGAATAGATATTTTTAGGAGTTCCGTTTTAAGAATCAATTTTGACAGCAGTTATTTTCAAATAATTAAGCCATCTGATTTTGTTATTCCAAGCGAGCATGACAGTCTGAAAATCACTATTGCGGGGAACAAAACCTTTATTAAATGTAAGGCATTAATTCTTGACTCTCTAAATGTAGATGGCTTTGCTATGTTAGATTTGGGAAGTGGACATAATCTAACATTTACAAGTGTGATTGCCCACGATTTCAACTTCAACGACAATATAACAAACAAATACTCTGTTACACATAAAAACGCAGGATATGGAGGAGACTCCCACTCTTATTATTTTAGAGCCAAAAAATTAAATATAGGTAAATATACTCTTGAAAACCCTGTTATGAATTATTCTACTGACGAAAGTGGGGGGCTATCAATGTGGGGACCTATGGGTTTAATTGGAATAGGAGTAATGAAAAGGTTTGACTTGATATTCGATTTTCCAAACAAGAAATTGTATTTCAAACCTAACAGTTTGTTCAACGAACATTTCTTTTCAAGCACAACTGGATTTACGGGAAAATATAGAGAATCAGATAGTGTTGCAGGATTCATAATTGGAAATGTTATTGAAAATTCGCCTGCCAGTGCTGCCGGAATAAAGCCGGGAGATATAATTACCCATTTGAATGGTTTAGAGATTTTGTCATACCCAGATACAGAGAGAAATAACCTGTTTCTACAAGATACAATGGAGTTGGAATTTAAAATCAAACGAGGCACTGAATCACACATCGTTAAATTTGTTCCACGAGAAATGCTATGAAACGAGCATGCCAACTTTATATGAAGGTATAAGGTAAAAGGAGCAAGTAGAAAGTGTTTTTAACTTTATAAACTTTCTCCTTTTAATACCGATTGGACAGCTACAATAGTCCAAACTTCGCTATCGCTCTTTTGGACTATGTATCTGTAACATCGGTATTTTCCATTGTAAAATTTTAAAAAAGATTGGACTATTTTAAAATTACAATTGGTATAACTTTTAACTGTGAATTACAGTTGCATTATAAAATCGCAAGTATTTATTCTATCGGCAAAGTCGTTAATATCAGGATATTGCGATTTTCCGAAAGGTACCCATGAGTTGTCAATTTTGGCATCCCCAACCACGCATTGAACCATTGAATCTAAGGCTTTTAAAGATTTTTTAACTTCCTCTATCGACTTATATATTTCAAAATGAACCACTGACATTGGCGAATTTAGTTTCGACTCCTGAATCATAATAACTGGACCGCAATCGTAAAAAGTTTCTCCTTTAGTCAACATCATTGCCTTTTGAAACCTTAGATTGTCAGACCAATCTTTATGATTAGTCATCCAGGAATATGCAGAAAGAGAGTCTTGAATTTGTTTAATACATTCTTCATCAGGCAGATAAATTTTAGAAACTGAACGACATCCCATTCCAAAATAGAGGCAAATATCTTTGGTTAACTCTTCAATCTCTTCTGCTGTCTCATTTCCAGTAATTACAGCCACACTGTTTCGGCTACCTCTTAAAATTGAGGGAATCTGCCCATATTTATAGCTAAAGTAACTCATGGTATTATTTGTGCCGGAGGCAATCAGAGCATCTATATTGTCTGTAATTTCTTGCACAAAAGAGATATGTTTGGCAATCTCGGGAAAATCTTTTTCTAAATAGGATACCAGCGTGGGTAGTAAGATTGTATCTTTAGACGAAAGCTTAACAACCGCTTTATTCCCCGTCAAAAGCACTATTATAAAGTCATGAAATCCAACTAAAGGGATATTACCCGCCATTATTAATCCTATCGTTTTGGGGGTTTTCGCAAATTTGATTCTGTTTTCATTGTAAAAACTCCAAAGTTTATCTTTATTAAGCCACTGGCTAACCCCTTTTAACGAGTTGATTACAAATGGTTTAACAAACCAACTGTTCTGCTCGTGACAATCCAAAACAGCGGTGCTAAGCTCGGGATATTTAGCAACCCTCTCCTCTTCAGAGAGACTAAGAAAATTACTGATGATTGACCCAAGTTTGTCAAGAACATCTATAATACAATCGGGCTTCATTTGATTAATAATTTATGGGTTGAATGCAATCTACTTTGAATGGTACCCTCTTTATCAATTAACACAAATTGATGGATAAAAGTTCACACAAACCTCACTTTTAAGCTATAAAACAAGCAATTTATATTGTGTATAAATTTACTGTAAACGCTGTTATCAAAAAAACAATTAATTGTTTATGGTTTATTTTGTAAAAGTAAAACATTTCATGATGTAAAATAATTATCTTTGCCTGAAATAAAGTTGAAAGGTAAAAGGTACAAGGTAAAAGTGAAGAACGGAGCACTTTACAAACTTTTAACTTTCACCTTAATTGTTAATTGTACATTGCTAATTGTTAATTGATAAAGGTATGAAGTTTGGAGTAGTAACATTTCCCGGATCTAACTGTGATCACGACATGATTTATACATTGGAAACTATCATGGGGCATGAAATTGTTCATCTATGGCACAAAGATGGCTCTATACCAAAAGTAGATGCCATTGCACTACCCGGAGGTTTCACTTATGGAGATTATTTACGCTGTGGCGCCATTGCGAAACACAGCCCAATCATGGCCGAAGTAATCAAATTTGCTAATCAAAACCGCCCAGTTTTTGGAATATGCAACGGATTTCAAATTTTGTGCGAATCGGGATTGCTACCCGGAGTGCTACTGCAAAATACAAACCAGAGATTTATCTGTAGTAACCAGTATATTATAGCTGACAATCCTAAAACAGCATTTACAGCACACGCAGGTTCAAAACCATTAAATATACCAATTGCTCACAGTGAGGGTCGTTATTATGCGCCTGATGAGGTGTTAGAAGAGCTGGAAGATAATGGTCAGGTT containing:
- a CDS encoding PDZ domain-containing protein, encoding MKIIIPLIILLTLFSCNNQSQNKSEQEPIKEAIILPDNAIPFIYKGGVIMDIKVNDSIMGSFLFDTGSDQLYLDSSFVANNNILTQKGRTKEISGVGANTPRVPVSDNIKLEIDSLTITYNNVPVLNLNSIRGEKIDGIFGIDIFRSSVLRINFDSSYFQIIKPSDFVIPSEHDSLKITIAGNKTFIKCKALILDSLNVDGFAMLDLGSGHNLTFTSVIAHDFNFNDNITNKYSVTHKNAGYGGDSHSYYFRAKKLNIGKYTLENPVMNYSTDESGGLSMWGPMGLIGIGVMKRFDLIFDFPNKKLYFKPNSLFNEHFFSSTTGFTGKYRESDSVAGFIIGNVIENSPASAAGIKPGDIITHLNGLEILSYPDTERNNLFLQDTMELEFKIKRGTESHIVKFVPREML
- a CDS encoding T9SS type A sorting domain-containing protein, producing the protein MRNILISVLKKVKYTLIALLLFTFAFTSDTPKSTYTVPRTIWSVSSADIDLDGDMDIIVGHKTMLQETNPSFTILKNDGKGNFTIADTSKSFCGSQENIFACKIDEDDYPDLVTLYGELCDRDGFFERYIRVWYNENGSFNTYKDFLLYRTLAGLNYIVRDVTYGDVNGDGLIDILVLSNWIQNWMVLYNLGYGLLSPPEFYNTDHPPRGIQCGDLNGDGRDDVVVAFGEALEIYYSRTFGLEKKVLDPLSSSERISIVDFNLDGLVDIISMGGSATVKWINFYQNIGNENFLKLDKYVSTPGGNPFVIDYNNDGLPDIAYNLGTPPFAEFMDTIVGIEILYNLGNFQLSEPQPIPLVHLGGEGGIFYATDLDGNGYNDFIIAQLRYSYLENNLMLLFNDGNGNFVDNPVGISEFSSKREKAMLRCYPNPFTEYINFEYKIEKAAMVELSVYDLQGKLIQCLTQQIKEGGDHSIQWHGLANGFIPEKPSVLIACLKVNGEICQAIKIIKK
- a CDS encoding YkgJ family cysteine cluster protein; this encodes MECHDNCAACCIYLSISSPSPLHPNGKKAGERCLYLSDDLKCLIYNHPDRPKVCADFKPDPLICGRSTDEAKDIMSKLECLNI
- a CDS encoding PorV/PorQ family protein translates to MIRKITISVSFFLMIFSVNSLSAQVVRKYSNEFLSIGIGARAMGMGNSVAASTTDIYSTYYNPSGLLSMENDMQVGYMHSEYFAGIAKYDYGAVAYRINESQVAGISFIRFGVDNIPNTLNLYKDGVLNYDRVTSFSVADMAFIGTFAQKIPVENLSVGGNIKIIRRKAGDFAKSWGFGFDVGARYVLDDWVFAAIARDVTGTFNAWSYNTDDLREVFIETGNEIPTNSLEITTPRIIGAVSYSYTIRERFKILGEFNLDITTDKKRNTLIRTNFISMDPQLGLEFSFDNIVYARFGIRNLQQEIGDESKKHYTIMPGIGAGLQINRFGLDYAYTDIGNVSGALYSHIISLKYQFNQRSSN
- a CDS encoding glutamate--tRNA ligase, with the translated sequence MTVRVRFAPSPTGPLHIGGVRTALYNYLFARSKGGKFILRIEDTDQTRYVPGAEEYIIESFRWLGLKIDEGHTVGGPHASYRQSERSEIYVKYANELIDKGWGYFAFDTPEELDAIRKSYEAQGKVFTYDTTTRMQMKNSLTLPLEESMRIIENDEPYVVRFKIPENREVVMNDIIRGTIKVDTQTLDDKVLFKSDGLPTYHLANVVDDHLMEITHVIRGEEWLPSLPLHVLLYEAFGWQDTMPNFAHLPLILKPEGKGKLSKRDGDKLGFPVFPLLWESPEGEVSRGYREDGYLPEAVINLLALLGWNPGTEQEIFSLEQLIEAFDLERVSKSGARFDPDKARWFNHQHILLKSDDFLAVEFVNILKNKGITANYSYVLKIVQLIKERLNFTHELWDHGWFFFINPTEFDPSVVKKRWKADIIPHVNNVGKIISETTPYEVATIKENVSKYIEQNGLGFGAVANALRLALVGGSVGPDLFAICETIGAEACVNRIEFAINNISIQ
- a CDS encoding HD domain-containing protein, with the protein product MSEYLDLFSEIESDFLNYVDCFVDDDEEPEFLQLINLKKEHSLKVSELSGKIAHSENFDDKTILLCKVGGIMHDIGRFEQLNFYRTFDDLQSVDHGDLGHNVLSNTGFLEHFSTPEQLALLYAVKNHNKRYVTEYPDEISEKITKVVRDADKLDVYRVMQESLEKESDENKSTVLLNLEENGKISDEAYQQFKNHKVVNKQQLKSAADFLVMQLSWIFDVNYKSTFNLISSSEGYQFITKCLKDDELFDNINDIITQYIEQKLTK
- a CDS encoding leucine-rich repeat protein, translated to MFKIKNIIVTLFALTISTVALTQTIGEKIKIDDYHIYKITSLEPPTVEVVPDFAGPPYWNQIKPYGNLVIPDTVFYKNILFKVTSIGKGAFYGCDNLISVVIPNSVKSFGARSFIFCNRLTSINIPDSLRSIADCAFSYCSGITSVNIPDSVTSIGSYAFFECSGLTSVNIPKLLTSINNHTFFKCTSLTSVTFPDSLTSIEEYAFAYCSNLTSATIPNSVTSIGEFAFGYCSSLTSVNIPELITSIEIGTFFQCTNLISITIPEIVTEIGLGAFLSCESLTELTIPASVTSIGKGAFDGCIGLTSVTIPKSVTFIGNGAFRRCTSLTAIDVATENTEYISENGVLFNYDKTTLITYPAGKVGASYDIPLSVDSIGIAAFEGSVHLTSITVPEQITSISRYTFAKCAALESVTLHNSLTSIGDAAFNSCSSLISITIPTTVKSIGDEAFIHCTGLTSITSLITDPRLVTLGEKVFFGVPKGTDANACALYVPEASLHQYQNAWQWKDFIPNMFTSIEDTPQVSVIVYPNPASDFLNIKSDTPICSFEIYDALGRLVKYQTEMFDTENIIDVSSLTYGIYFIKLHTTNGIAEHKVVIRVY